Proteins co-encoded in one Papaver somniferum cultivar HN1 chromosome 5, ASM357369v1, whole genome shotgun sequence genomic window:
- the LOC113280929 gene encoding REF/SRPP-like protein At1g67360 has translation MATNKVESEVIKQEQLKYLWFVKIAAIHGLICLWDLYEYGKQNTSGSFRSAIGKVEGTVTSVFSPVCDKFKNVPYDLLLFFDNKLDEAVHKFVKQAPALAKQVASQSCVVVQKVSQLTKAIVSETQTRGLSTAAIYVVNTSEIYLMEQAAKTWHTLTQVSPLNIVAELVVPTAAHWSDKYNQLVISMAQRGFFGFSYLPLVPVYIIAKASKMEEEVKKQDGVKSSSEI, from the exons ATGGCTACCAACAAG GTTGAAAGTGAAGTGATAAAACAAGAACAATTGAAGTATCTGTGGTTTGTTAAAATTGCTGCTATTCATGGCTTGATTTGTTTATGGGATCTCTATGAATATGGAAAGCAGAATACTTCTGGGTCATTCAGATCTGCAATTGGAAAAGTGGAGGGTACTGTGACTAGTGTTTTCAGTCCTGTTTGTGACAAGTTTAAGAATGTACCCTATGATCTTCTACTCTTTTTTGATAACAAG TTGGATGAAGCCGTACATAAGTTTGTCAAGCAGGCTCCTGCTCTAGCAAAGCAAGTCGCAAGCCAATCATGTGTAGTGGTTCAGAAGGTATCGCAGTTAACAAAAGCAATTGTATCCGAGACACAAACTAGAGGCTTATCTACAGCAGCAATTTATGTTGTGAACACATCTGAGATATACCTAATGGAGCAAGCTGCAAAAACCTGGCACACACTTACACAGGTCTCACCATTGAACATAGTGGCAGAATTAGTGGTTCCTACAGCTGCCCATTGGTCTGATAAGTATAACCAACTCGTCATAAGCATGGCCCAGAGGGGCTTCTTTGGTTTCAGCTATCTCCCTCTTGTGCCTGTTTATATCATTGCCAAGGCATCCAAGATGGAAGAAGAGGTAAAGAAGCAAGATGGTGTCAAGTCCAGCTCTGAGATTTAA
- the LOC113280931 gene encoding F-box protein At1g67340-like, which yields MVLMMKKRSSRDFVLDAEEMERKRLKTRFDFFDGLPDDIVISILVKLSSSSNSPSHFINVLSTCKRLNGLALHRLVLSKASPKSLAVKAKNWSDSAHRFLKRCVDSGNVEASYILGMIRFYCLENRGNGASLMAKAAMNSHSSALYSLAVIQFNGSGGSKTDKDLRAGVALCARAAYLGHIDALRELGHCLQDGYGVRQNVSEGRRFLVQANARELAAVMSSEPSKSSSCPWLTWHPNQHGGHHVTILPGGSGCPLLSDFGCNVPPPESHPANNFLVDWFALRGKTDSGGEDLRLCSHSGCGRPETRRHEFRRCSVCGSVNYCSRACQALDWKLRHKLECTPMEQWPDEEEIDADADAAAGVAADNNNRLENAAAGDNANHNNLGIIQS from the exons atggtgttgatgatgaagaagagaagtaGTAGAGATTTTGTGTTGGATGCTGAAGAAATGGAAAGGAAGAGATTAAAAACAAGATTTGATTTCTTTGATGGATTACCAGATGATATTGTGATTAGTATTCTTGTTAAGTTGAGTTCATCTTCAAATTCTCCTTCTCATTTCATCAATGTCTTATCCAC ATGCAAGAGATTGAATGGATTAGCTCTGCACAGATTAGTATTGTCAAAAGCTTCACCTAAATCGTTAGCCGTTAAAGCTAAAAACTGGTCTGACTCAGCTCACCGATTCCTTAAACGCTGTGTTGATTCTGGAAACGTCGAAGCTAGTTATATCCTCGGCATG ATACGATTCTATTGTTTAGAAAACCGAGGAAATGGAGCTTCACTAATGGCAAAAGCAGCGATGAATTCACATTCGTCGGCTCTGTACTCTTTAGCCGTGATTCAATTCAACGGAAGTGGCGGCTCCAAAACCGACAAAGATTTAAGAGCCGGTGTAGCTTTATGTGCTAGAGCGGCTTACTTAGGTCATATCGATGCGTTGCGTGAATTAGGTCATTGTTTACAAGATGGTTACGGTGTAAGACAAAACGTCTCCGAAGGCCGCCGGTTTCTCGTTCAGGCAAATGCTCGTGAACTCGCCGCCGTCATGTCGTCAGAACCGTCCAAGTCATCATCTTGTCCTTGGCTTACGTGGCATCCTAATCAGCACGGCGGGCATCATGTGACGATTCTCCCCGGTGGTTCTGGTTGCCCATTGCTTAGTGATTTTGGGTGTAATGTTCCACCGCCTGAATCTCATCCTGCTAATAATTTCTTAGTCGATTGGTTTGCTCTGCGAGGGAAGACTGATTCCGGCGGCGAGGATCTGAGATTGTGTTCGCATTCCGGTTGCGGAAGGCCGGAGACGAGAAGACACGAATTCCGGAGGTGTTCGGTTTGTGGGTCTGTGAATTACTGTTCTAGAGCTTGTCAAGCACTTGATTGGAAACTTAGACATAAATTGGAATGTACACCTATGGAACAATGgcctgatgaagaagaaattgatgctgatgctgatgctgctgctgGTGTTGCTGCTGATAATAATAACAGACTTGAAAATGCGGCTGCAGGTGACAATGCCAACCACAATAACCTTGGTATCATTCAGAGTTAA